Proteins encoded together in one Pseudorca crassidens isolate mPseCra1 chromosome 17, mPseCra1.hap1, whole genome shotgun sequence window:
- the LY6D gene encoding lymphocyte antigen 6D, whose translation MKTALLFLVALAVASGPAQALQCHVCTSSTNCEKPQSCSVNSSFCKTVTKVEPLSGNLVEKDCAESCTPTHNLQGQVSRGASATLCCTGDLCNESLQSAAPARALLTSAPLGLALALGLHALTWAASL comes from the exons ATGAAGACAGCCCTGCTGTTCCTTGTTGCCCTGGCTGTGGCTTCTGGGCCAG CCCAGGCTCTCCAGTGTCACGTATGCACAAGCTCCACCAACTGTGAGAAACCTCAGAGCTGCTCAGTCAACTCCAGCTTCTGCAAGACGGTGACCAAGG TGGAGCCCCTATCTGGGAACCTGGTGGAGAAGGACTGCGCGGAGTCGTGCACGCCCACGCACAACCTGCAGGGCCAAGTCAGCAGAGGGGCCTCGGCCACCCTGTGCTGCACGGGCGACCTGTGCAACGAGAGTCTGCAGAGCGCTGCGCCCGCCCGCGCCCTGCTCACCAGCGCCCCCCTCGGCCTGGCGCTGGCCCTGGGCCTCCACGCCCTCACCTGGGCCGCCAGCCTGTGA